One region of Brassica napus cultivar Da-Ae chromosome A10, Da-Ae, whole genome shotgun sequence genomic DNA includes:
- the LOC106371367 gene encoding E3 ubiquitin-protein ligase At4g11680-like isoform X1: MDTVQSESPSSNISITISSSSSLCTTPPRSDNSHVSPSVVQERLPTSFYLRLAMKVSRARWFIFLRRVFHYQNGSRSDLGSNPFNSSTWMMSELIALFIQLTVITFTLAISKDEKPIWPVRLWITGYDVGCLLSLMLLYGRFRQLDHDHGDIEQQHRGTEDNRSSHLMNRCRTSLELFFAIWFVIGNVWVFDSRFGSFNHAPTLHVLCVSLLAWNALCYSFPFLLFMFLCCIVPLASSLLGYNMNMGSSDRGASDDQISSLPSWKYKRIDDNASAPATDDPQCCICLGKYKDKDEVRELPCSHKFHLKCVDQWLRIISCCPLCKQDLPR; the protein is encoded by the exons ATGGATACTGTTCAGTCCGAGTCACCTTCCAGTAATATCTCCATCACAATttcatcgtcttcttcgttATGTACCACACCACCACGAAGTGACAACAGTCATGTGTCTCCCTCTGTTGTTCAAGAGAGGCTTCCAACTTCCTTCTACTTGAGATTAGCTATGAAGGTATCTAGAGCTAGATGGTTCATCTTCTTGAGAAGAGTTTTTCACTACCAGAACGGTTCAAGATCAGATCTTGGCTCCAACCCTTTCAACTCCAGCACGTGGATGATGTCTGAGCTTATAGCTCTGTTTATTCAGCTTACTGTCATAACATTCACACTAGCTATCTCCAAAGATGAGAAACCCATTTGGCCGGTGAGGTTGTGGATCACAGGATATGATGTTGGATGTCTACTTAGTCTCATGCTCTTGTATGGTCGGTTTCGTCAGCTAGACCATGACCATGGCGATATTGAGCAGCAACATAGAGGCACAGAAGACAACAG GAGCTCTCATTTGATGAATAGATGCAGAACGTCGCTAGAGCTTTTCTTTGCGATTTGGTTTGTGATTGGGAACGTTTGGGTGTTCGATTCTAGGTTCGGTTCTTTCAACCATGCTCCAACTCTCCACGTCCTCTGCGTCTCTCTTCTAGCTTGGAACGCTCTCTGCTATTCGTTTCCTTTTCTTCTCTTCATGTTCCTCTGTTGCATTGTGCCTCTCGCTAGTAGCCTCCTTGGATACAACATGAACATGGGTTCTTCAGACAGAGGAGCATCTGATGACCAAATCTCTAGTCTCCCTAGCTGGAAATACAAACGAATCGATGACAATGCTTCAGCTCCTGCAACCGATGATCCA CAGTGTTGTATATGTTTGGGAAAGTATAAAGACAAGGATGAAGTAAGAGAGCTACCATGTTCACATAAGTTTCATCTAAAGTGTGTAGATCAGTGGCTTCGTATCATCTCTTGTTGTCCTCTCTGCAAACAAGATCTTCCCAGATGA
- the LOC106371367 gene encoding E3 ubiquitin-protein ligase At4g11680-like isoform X2 has translation MDTVQSESPSSNISITISSSSSLCTTPPRSDNSHVSPSVVQERLPTSFYLRLAMKVSRARWFIFLRRVFHYQNGSRSDLGSNPFNSSTWMMSELIALFIQLTVITFTLAISKDEKPIWPVRLWITGYDVGCLLSLMLLYGRFRQLDHDHGDIEQQHRGTEDNRSSHLMNRCRTSLELFFAIWFVIGNVWVFDSRFGSFNHAPTLHVLCVSLLAWNALCYSFPFLLFMFLCCIVPLASSLLGYNMNMGSSDRGASDDQISSLPSWKYKRIDDNASAPATDDPCCICLGKYKDKDEVRELPCSHKFHLKCVDQWLRIISCCPLCKQDLPR, from the exons ATGGATACTGTTCAGTCCGAGTCACCTTCCAGTAATATCTCCATCACAATttcatcgtcttcttcgttATGTACCACACCACCACGAAGTGACAACAGTCATGTGTCTCCCTCTGTTGTTCAAGAGAGGCTTCCAACTTCCTTCTACTTGAGATTAGCTATGAAGGTATCTAGAGCTAGATGGTTCATCTTCTTGAGAAGAGTTTTTCACTACCAGAACGGTTCAAGATCAGATCTTGGCTCCAACCCTTTCAACTCCAGCACGTGGATGATGTCTGAGCTTATAGCTCTGTTTATTCAGCTTACTGTCATAACATTCACACTAGCTATCTCCAAAGATGAGAAACCCATTTGGCCGGTGAGGTTGTGGATCACAGGATATGATGTTGGATGTCTACTTAGTCTCATGCTCTTGTATGGTCGGTTTCGTCAGCTAGACCATGACCATGGCGATATTGAGCAGCAACATAGAGGCACAGAAGACAACAG GAGCTCTCATTTGATGAATAGATGCAGAACGTCGCTAGAGCTTTTCTTTGCGATTTGGTTTGTGATTGGGAACGTTTGGGTGTTCGATTCTAGGTTCGGTTCTTTCAACCATGCTCCAACTCTCCACGTCCTCTGCGTCTCTCTTCTAGCTTGGAACGCTCTCTGCTATTCGTTTCCTTTTCTTCTCTTCATGTTCCTCTGTTGCATTGTGCCTCTCGCTAGTAGCCTCCTTGGATACAACATGAACATGGGTTCTTCAGACAGAGGAGCATCTGATGACCAAATCTCTAGTCTCCCTAGCTGGAAATACAAACGAATCGATGACAATGCTTCAGCTCCTGCAACCGATGATCCA TGTTGTATATGTTTGGGAAAGTATAAAGACAAGGATGAAGTAAGAGAGCTACCATGTTCACATAAGTTTCATCTAAAGTGTGTAGATCAGTGGCTTCGTATCATCTCTTGTTGTCCTCTCTGCAAACAAGATCTTCCCAGATGA